In Planococcus sp. MB-3u-03, the DNA window TTCATTTTCTATCTAATAGTCTGGTAATATAAAACTAATGGTAATTTTAATTAGTGAAAGTTGGTAACGCATTGAAACGTTTTCTTATAACTTTGGCCATCGCGCTGGGCGCTGGCTTTTTGTTCAGTTTGACCGGCTTGTTCCTGCCGTGGCTGTTGGGCCCGATGGCGGCTTTTCTTATCTTGCGTCAAGTGACCGATATGAAGTTCCACTGGCCGAAAGTGTTCCGTACGCTCGGGCTATTGCTGCTCGGTGTTCAAATCGGTGCAGCCTTTACGCAGGAGTCGGTATTGTTGATGGCGGCGGATTTGCCGTATATGTTCATCATGACGATCGCGGTCGTCGCATTTTCCTTAGGGCTCGGCTTGTTGTTTCAGCGCATGACGCGCGTGACGATGTCGACGGCCTTGCTTGGCTCGATGCCGGGCGGCTTGTCGCAGATGGTGCTCATTTCTGAAGAAGTGAAATCCGCTAATGTAACGATCGTGTCGGTCATGCAGACCTTCCGCATCCTGCTCATTGTCTTCACCGTGCCGCTCGCAGCAGGACTCTTGTCGGGACGTGCGCCTGGTGATATCGTGGAGGCAGGCTTCCGTTTCTCACCATATGCATTCGGTATCGCGCTCGTCTTCGGCTATGTATTGTACTGGATCATGAAGCGCATTTCTTTTCCAGCGCGTGAATTGATGGCGCCGGTTCTTGCGATGGCGGTCGTCCAGACTTTGACAGGTAGTGATTTGGTCGATCTGCCGAGTCTTGTCGTCGTCATCGCGCAAGTGTTGATCGGGACGCATCTCGGCTTGTCGATGGAAAAGCTCGGCGATTCCTTGGACGGGCGGATTGCAGGGGCGGTGCTCCTCAATACCATACTGCTCATCGCGTTTTCAGCGGGTCTTGCTTACGGGCTGGAACTGTTATTGCCGGATTATCTATTTCTCGACTTTTTCTTGAGTGCAGCTCCCGGCGGCATGGCGGAGATGACCATTACCGCACTCGAAGCGGGGGCGGATGTGCCGCTGGTCACGAGCTTCCATTTGTTCCGGCTGTTCTTCATCTTGCTTGTTGCGGCGCCGCTCGTGTCTTACTACGTGAAAAAGCTTGACGCTAAATCAGGCTATTGAGTACAATAAGCTTAACAGGATATTGATGCGTTGATGAGGATAGTAAAGTGTCCGGTACATTTCAGAGAGGAAGCCGAGTGGTGAGAAGCTTCCATGTTCCGCATTTGAATGTCACCTCGGAGCAGTTGCCGTGAAATGAGTAGCGGGAACCGGATGCGAATCCGTTATCGAACTTGAGAGCCAGGCGAATTCTGCCTGTGTATAAAGGTGGTACCGCGAAAAACTCCTTCGTCCTTTACGAGACGACAGGAGTTTTTTTGTATTCATTTTCAAGTTCGACAGTAAACAGAGCCGAATGTTGGCCAAGAGGAGGAATTTGGATGAGCAAGCAATTATCAACGAAATACGAACCGCAAGCAATCGAACAAGGGCGTTACGACTGGTGGGTGGAGAATAAATTCTTCGAAGCGAAACCGGAAAGCGGCAAAACGCCATATACGATCGTCATCCCGCCGCCGAACGTAACGGGTAAGCTTCACTTGGGGCATGCTTGGGATACGACCTTGCAGGACATCATGACACGCATGAAGCGCATGCAAGGCTACGACGCCTTGTGGCTCCCTGGGATGGACCATGCCGGCATCGCGACACAGGCGAAAGTCGAAGGCAAGCTGAAAGAAGAAGGCCGTTCACGCCACGAAATGGGCCGCGAAGCGTTCCTTGAAGAGTCGTGGAAATGGAAAGAAGAATACGCAGGCCATATCCGCCAGCAATGGTCGAAGCTCGGGCTTGGGCTCGACTATTCACGCGAGCGTTTCACCTTGGATGAAGGCTTGTCAAAAGCGGTGCGTGAAGTATTCGTCAAATTATACGAGAAGAAATTGATCTACCGCGGCAAGTACATCATCAACTGGGACCCGGCGACTAAAACGGCGATCTCGGATATCGAAGTTATCTACAAAGACGTACAAGGCGCGTTCTATCATATGCGCTATCCGCTTGCTGATGGTTCTGGCCATATCGAAATCGCGACGACTCGCCCGGAGACGATGCTCGGCGATACAGCAGTAGCGGTTCACCCGAGAGATGAACGCTATCAGCATTTGATCGGCAAAAAAGTCATCTTGCCAATCATCGGCCGTGAAATTGAAATCGTTGCCGACGATTACGTGGATCGTGAATTCGGAAGCGGCGCGGTTAAGATCACGCCTGCGCATGACCCGAACGACTTTGAGATCGGCAATCGCCACAATTTGGAGCGCGTCCTCATCATGCACGAAGACGGCTCAATGAACGAAAATGCCGGCAAATACGAAGGCATGGACCGCTTCGAATGCCGCAAAGCAATCATTAAAGACTTACAGGACATGGACGTTCTGTTCAAAATCGAAGAACATCTTCACTCGGTCGGGCATTCCGAGCGCAGCGGTGCTGTTGTAGAACCATATTTGTCGACGCAATGGTTCGTAGACATGCAGCCACTCGCCAAAAAAGCGGTCGACAGCCAGAAGAGCGACGACGGTGTCAATTTCGTGCCGGACCGTTTCGAAAAAACCTATTTGCACTGGATGGAAAACATCCGCGATTGGTGCATCTCGCGTCAATTGTGGTGGGGCCATCAGATCCCGGCTTGGTATCATAACGAAACCGGCGAAATCTATGTTGGTCACGAAGCACCGGCGGACGCAGAAAACTGGACGCAAGATGAAGATGTACTGGATACGTGGTTCTCATCCGCCCTATGGCCGTTCTCGACACTCGGCTGGCCGGAAGAAAACGATGAGTTGAGCCGTTACTACCCAACCGATGCACTCGTGACGGGTTATGACATCATCAATTTCTGGGTATCACGCATGATTTTCCAAGCGCTTGAATTCACTGGCGAAAAACCGTTCAAAGACGTGCTCATCCACGGCCTCGTTCGGGATGCAGAAGGCCGTAAAATGTCGAAATCACTCGGCAATGGCGTAGACCCTATGGACGTTATCGCAGAATACGGCGCAGATTCCTTGCGCTACTTCCTGGCGACTGCATCATCTCCAGGACAGGACTTGCGCTATTCGAATGACAAAGTGGAGTCGGTTTGGAACTTTGCCAATAAAATCTGGAACGCATCGCGCTTTGCAATGATGAACATGGAAGGTATGGAGCACAAAGACATCGATTTGTCAGGCGAGAAATCCGTGGCTGATACATGGATCTTGACGCGCCTCAACGAAACGATCGAGCAAGTGACAGGCCTTGCGGAACGCTATGAGTTCGGGGAAGTCGGGCGCCTGCTTTATAACTTCATCTGGGATGATTTCTGTGACTGGTACATCGAAATGGCGAAATTGCCATTGTACGGAGAAGACGAACAAGAGAAAGCGATGACGCGTTCCGTTCTCGCTTATGTGCTCGATAACACGATGCGCTTGCTTCACCCGTTCATGCCGTTTATCACGGAAGAAATCTGGCAGAACTTGCCGACAGAAGGCGAATCAATCACGATTGCGGCTTGGCCGACAGTGAACGCTGAACTTAGCGACAACAAGAAAGCTGACAGCATGAAGCTCTTGATGGACGTTATCCGTTCGGTCCGCACAATCCGTGCCGAAGTCCAGACGCCGATGAGCAAGAAAGTGCCGATGACGATCAGCGCGAAAGACGCGACAACTTTGTCGGTGCTCGAAGAAAACGCCGCGTACATCGAACGTTTCTGCAATCCGGAGACTTTGACGATTGGCCACAACATCGAAGCACCAGAGAAATCGATGTCAGCAGTCGTGTCCGAGCGGAATTGTTCATGCCGCTTGAAGGCTTGATCGATATCGAAGAAGAATTGAAACGCCTGCAAAAAGAACTCGACAAATGGGCGAAAGAAGTCAAGCTCGTTCAAGGCAAATTGTCGAACGAACGCTTCGTGTCGAAAGCACCGGAAGCGGTAGTGGCAGAAGAACGCAAGAAAGAAGCGGATTACCTCGAGAAGCACGCAACCGTTGAAAACGCATGGAAGAATTAAAGAACTTGTAATAGGAAAAGCGATTCCCTTTAAATGGGAATCGCTTTTTAGGTGTTGAGAAACTTCTGCAGTCTTTCAGGTTCCGTTACAGCCGGACGCTTTCCGCGGGCACGGCCTCAGCCGCTTCGTCGCTGACGCTCCTGCAGGGTCTTCGGCTCGCGCTGTTCCCGCCGGAGTCGCCGGCTTTCACTTCACTAGCATTGATGAATTTCTTTGACATACCTTTTATTAATAGTAAATGGAATATATAATTTATGAATGAAAAGCTTTGACTTAATCAACGCTCTGGAAAAAATGATTCCCCTAAATGGAAATCACTTTTTAGTTCCGGTCGCTGTCACGGAATGGATAGTTTTGTTCCAAGTTCGTGAAATGCTGTGACAAGAGCTCGGCAATATTGTCATCGTGTGTTTGGTAAAGGAGCGGGCGCCGACGGGGTCTTCAAGTTCGTTGAACACATGGCGGCCGTCTTCCAATAGCAAAAATCGATGCCGAGATAATCACTGTTCAAGGCTTTGGCGATTTTTCGACGTCGTTTCGCTGTGGGGCCGTCAGCTCGAAGCGATCAACGGAAGCGCCGAGCGAATAATTCGCTTTAAATGAACCGGTAGCACTGCGTTTGACAGCGCCGACGATTTTCTTGCCGATCACATATGCTCGGACATCGGCTATATGCGGAACGACAGGCTGATAGAGGAGCGGCGATTCAACCGCAGGCACATCTTGCTGTGATTCGACGAGCCAGACTTCCGCGCCGCCGTGGCCATCCACACTTTTGGCGATGTACGGGTACGGCGGAGCCGATCGATACGTCGGGATTGCGGGAGGCCAAGAACTTGGAAAAATTGATAACACTGCCATTTATCGTTGGCGATGCGGTTCACTTCCGCACGGTTAATGAGCCGGACGCCGCGATCTTCCAAAAACGGGCAGCATGAGGCTGGCGTACACGATAAAACACCGATTGCCCATGGACGCGCTGGATTAATTGTTCAAGCCCATCTTTGCTCCAGTCATCCCAGGTGAGTAACTCAATTGAACAAAAGCGCTTCAGCTCATCGATAAATCCTTGATTGTGCTGTGCGGCAGCGGATTCATACAAAACGATCATGCCAAATCCTCCTGGATATAGCGCATCATCGCATCTGCGACATTGACGCCTGTGACATTGAGGATATTGCGGATATGCGCAGCGGCATTAACTTCACAGACGAGCGTCTGGCCGTCGGGTCCGTAGAGCAGATCGACGCCGGCAAATACGGCACCGACTGCTTGCGCCGCATCCAGTGCGAGTTGTTCTTGCTGGGGAGTTAGTTCGACAGGGAATGCCCGGCCGCCATTTGTGATATTTGCACGGAAATCGGTATCGGATTGCCGTTTCATGGCAGCGACGATTTTTCGCCGACGATATTGACGCGGATGTCGCGCCCCGGCTTTCTGCGATGAATTCCTGGAACACGTAATCGATGCCCGATAAGCTTTCGACTTTTCGTAAAACTGTCCTTCGGTTTCGATCAGATACACTTTCATGCCGAACGACCCGTGCCCTTCCTTGATGATCATCGGCAAGCCGAGTTGATCCAAGACGCCTTCGTAATAACCCGAACCCTGAATCGGGAAGTTCGGGTACACTTTCGGTGCGACGATCGTCTTCGGCATCGGGATCTTTCGTTCCGACAGGCGAATGTATTGCGTTGCCTTATTGTCACATAAATCGATGATCGCAGGATCGTTATAGACAGGGACGCCGCGGCTTTTCAGGAAATAGCCAAGCAAGATATCTTTGTCGAGCAATACGGCAAAATCCGGAAATATCTGCTGTTCAGACAGCGACATTTGGATTTCATAATTTTTCATAATTGACACTTGGATGCCTTGGCGCTCGGCGGCTTCTGCCATCAATTGCGCTTGGTCTTGAAATTTATCGGAAACGAGGCTTCCGTTATAGATAACCCAACAACTCAGCATTTCCATTCCACCTTCATGATATACTCATACTAAAAAAGTGTATCATGTTTACTTACAGAAAGAGGTTTTTTTATGATTACAGGACTCGATTACTATAAAGATAAATGGGGTGTCCGGTCGGACGCTTCGATTCAACCTGGACTAGAAGCAATGGAATCCGCGTTAGCTGAATTGGGGAACCCCCACCACGGGCTGCCATTTATCCACATTGCTGGAACCAATGGCAAAGGCTCAACGGCAGCTTTCGTTTCATCCATTCTCATGGCGCACGGAAAACGTGTCGGGAATTTCTTTTCGCCTGCGATCGAAGATATCCATGACCAAATCCAAATAGATCGGCAGCCGGTCGGAGCAGCGGAATTCGACAAGGCAATGGAGCAGCTGGCGAAAGTAAAAACGCCATTGACGGATTTTGAATTGTTGACGGCGGCTGCCTTTCTTATATTGAAGGAAAAATCTCCAGATTACATGATCATCGAAGCAGGCATGGGAGGCAGATTCGACAGCACCAATGTCATCGAGCCGCTCATTGCGATCATCACCAGCATTTCCAAAGAACATACAAAGTTTCTCGGCGACAGTATTGAAGAAATTGCCTGGCATAAAGCGGGGATCATCAAACAGGACAAGCCTGTCGTCATCGGCCCAGTGCCGCAATCAGCTCACAAGATCATCGATGAAATATCACAAGAAAACAATTCCTCCCTCGTAGCTGTGGATCACAGTTACGAAGGCCCGCTGAAATTAAAGGGAGAGCACCAGAAAGCCAATGCTGCATTGGCCTGGACGGCGGTTCAACAATTGCTGGGACAAGCGTTCGAAGAAGAACAAGCCGCTTTCGGCCTCACGCAAGCAAGCATTCCGTTCCGCTTTGAAGAAGTTTTCCATGATGTCATTTTCGACGGTGCCCATAATGAAGCGAGCATTAATGCTTTAGTGGAGACCATAACGGAAAATTATCCGAACAGAGAAATCCATATCGTTATGGGGTTAATTAAAGAAAAGGACTATTTATCCATTTTAAAGAGTTTGGAAAAAATAAGCAGTCACTTTACTTTTATTGATTTCGCTGATGAGCGTGCTATGCCGGCACAGATTTTATTTTCAGAAAATATAAGTAAAATAAAGACAATTCAAAATGATTATGATATATTACCTGTATGCAACAATGGAGAAGTGACAATAGTCACAGGATCTCTTTATCTATTGAGCCTATTGAAAAAACAACATTATCAAATGTTCCGGCATTACAAAAACCGCTGATCAGCAAAAACGGGGGCGATGCGAGAACATAGCAAGGGAGAAGAGCGATGGATCCTTTATCAAAAAGGAGGAGAATCCTGTGGACGGCATGGTTATTAGTCGTTCCGCCAGGACTTTACCTCATCTATCAATATTACCCGCCGCCTTCTATGGAAATGGCCGATGTTTTAGCCTATTTGGCCTTTTTTGTATTGGCTTGCCTGTTCCCGATGAACATCAGCGGCGTGCCGACTTACCTCGTCCAATGGCTGACGGTTGCAGTATTTTTGAAGTATGGGCTTTTCGTGGAAGTGGTTCTGTCCCAAATCACAATGATCATTGTCATTTTAAGGCTTCGCACGTCTGAAAGCCTGTCGGTCCGAATCCCTTTCAATTCGATGATGTTCTACTTCATTTCTGTGCTTGCCGGCTTGTCATTCCTGTTTGCTGGCGGACAGATCGGTTCGTTGAATCTGGTCGATGTCGTTATATTCGGATTGATATTCCAGACCGTGTCGGTTATTTCCAATCAATTGATCCTCTATGGGTATGCACGGATCCTCGGGGAGCATAAGGACTTTTTCTCGCTGGATTCCATTTGGGATTTTGCCATCACCTTTTTGGTGTTTCCATTCTCCATCGCCCTCTATATGTCAGAAGCTTATTTTGGCCTAGCAGCATTATTGCTTCTCGGCATCCCGTTTTTTACGATGACCGCCGTGATCCGCATGTACACCAATTCAGAAAAAGTGAACAACGATTTGAAAAAAGCGGGAGAGATTGGCCATCAATTGGCTGACCGCCTGTCTTCGGATGAAGTGCTCGATCAATTCGTCATTCAAGTCGCTCAATTATTCAAAGTGGATTATGCCTATGTAATCGATTACCGCAATCATGAACAACTAGTCATGCTACGAGTGTTCGAAGACAATGAATTCAAGCCGCTCGACGCAGAGCCCTTCGACTACGATCAAGGGATCGCGGGAAAAGCGATCATCGAAAACGATTCCTTTATGTTCAGCAGCAAAACCCAGTGGAAGAGCATTCAGACGGATTATATCCGTGCAGATTCGGAAAGCCTCATGGCGATGCCCATCTCACGCAATAATAAAATCGAGGGGGTCTTGGTACTCGCCGCACGGAGAAAACATGCGTTTGTCCACCATCAACTTCAAATTCTGGATATCTTGAGCACTTATTTTGCCGTATCCTTGGAAAAAGCGGTCCTCGTCCAAAAAGCGATCGCCAAGAGTGAACGCTGCGGTTTGACCAAATTGTACAATTACCGCTACTTGGACGAAGCCATCGGAAAATGCATGGAGCAAGTCAATAGCGGCCAACTCGACCATCTGTCCGTAGTGATGATGGACATCGATTTTTTCAAAGCCATCAACGATAAATACGGCCACCAAAGCGGCAATGAAATTCTGGTCGCGCTGGCCAATCTACTGACGAAAATGGTCGGAGATGAAGGAACCGTTGCCCGCTACGGGGGCGAAGAGTTTGTCATCTTGTTGCCCGGCTATAGCAAGGACGTGTCCATGCTGTTCGCTGAGAATATCCGCAAAGAAATAGAGAAGCATGAGTTCACCATCCATAGTGACCTGGATGATCATCGCGGTACGGTGGGCATCAAGATCACCATGAGCATCGGCGTCTCTTCAGCGCCAGAAGATAGCGATGACGCCATGGCCATGATACGAAATGCAGACCGGGCATTGTATATCGGTGCCAAGCAGGCAGGACGCAATAAGGTCGCAGCCTACACGAAATAAGACTACAGAACGGCTTTTGCCGATTCTGTAGTCTTTTTCTCTCAGGAAAGATGGGAATAAAAGCTAAAGTTTTATTAAAAGTATAGATTATCCTGTAAAATACCGTGTCAAAACCAAGTAAACATGCAATAATATAGGCGTAGCAGGATTTAGATATAAAGACTTCACAATAAGGAAATTAATTACAATAAACGATGCAATTTTAGGGGAATGCAGGAAATGAACAAGCTGAAATCGCAACAAGGCTTTAACGCTCGTCGAAGTGCTGGCGGCGCTCGTCATCCTCGGCATCGTATTCGTCGGCATCATGACCGTATTTCCCAAATGACCTTGTTCAACAACAAGACCGAAGCGAAGCTCGACACGATGAACTTGGCCAGGCAGGAGATGGCGAATATCACCAATGCTGACTGGCTGGGCGACCGCGACGAAGCGGATCCAGTCATTTATGAAAATTCGTCGATAAATACGAAGTGACGATGAACAGTTTGAGTTATACAAAGTTTCAGAACAAAACGGTTATGCTCGATTCGAAAAGCAGGATGGCTACACATACGAAGTAGAACTTGCACTCGCCTGTACGCCTTTTTGACTGAGAGCGAGACGAGCCTTTAAAATGCGATGATCCTACTCTTGCCCAGCTGCACAAAATGCATTTAAAATTTATCAGGACGGCCAAGTGAATAGTGAAACATATGGCTATCTTCAATACCGTGTAGAGGAACAAAATTGATGGAGAGGCTAAATGAAAAGGGTTAGCCTTGTCGAAGTACTGGCAGCGCTTCTCCTTGTATCCATCATTGCAACTGCGGCTTTGACGGCATTGTCCATTGGAATGAAACACACCACTGCAGAAACGAGCAAAACGGAAATCCAGCAAGATGCCAATATCATCATTACGAAGTTATCGGCCGCTCATCGCCAGAACGAGACGTATTCACTCAAATTTGAAGGCGGCCAATTAATGATGAAAACTGAAGATGCAACAGGAGTGGGGAGTTTTGAGCGAGTGCTCGATAAGGAATATGACTACACCGGCACTGTAATAGCCGGCAATCCAGACCTGACTGTTGAAACATTGATCGAACCGAAAAAGAACACGCTAATATTCATTTAAATTTAACGAAAACGGCCGAAACTTGAGCATCCAGACGACGTTGACCCGCATCCGCACTGACCGGCCATAGGAGGCGCTATATGGAAAAGGTAAAAAATGAAAAAGGCTATGCGCTTGTCATCGTCCTGCTCATCATCGTGCTGTTTATGGGGTTAGCGGCCACGTTCATGGCGGGCTCATTGAATCATGCGAAACAGGAAAAAGTTGTGGATACGGGAAACCAAGCGGTCGCAGCCGCTGAAATGGGCACGATCTATTATAGTTCGGACTTTGAACGCGAATTGAAGTTGTTGAAAGAAGAAATGCAGCAGGAAACACAACTCAAATTGAACGAACTCATTGCATGCATTGAATTGCCATTAGGCGCAACTTGCGATAGTGAATTAGAACGCACTATGTGGGAAGAAAAGATCGATAGAGAAATGAAAGAACTTTACGTCCAAAAGATTCTTGAAAAAAGCAATGAGTTAGATGCATTGAAATTAGCTGGTGAAGAAAATCCATTTGATGGAG includes these proteins:
- a CDS encoding AbrB family transcriptional regulator; translated protein: MKRFLITLAIALGAGFLFSLTGLFLPWLLGPMAAFLILRQVTDMKFHWPKVFRTLGLLLLGVQIGAAFTQESVLLMAADLPYMFIMTIAVVAFSLGLGLLFQRMTRVTMSTALLGSMPGGLSQMVLISEEVKSANVTIVSVMQTFRILLIVFTVPLAAGLLSGRAPGDIVEAGFRFSPYAFGIALVFGYVLYWIMKRISFPARELMAPVLAMAVVQTLTGSDLVDLPSLVVVIAQVLIGTHLGLSMEKLGDSLDGRIAGAVLLNTILLIAFSAGLAYGLELLLPDYLFLDFFLSAAPGGMAEMTITALEAGADVPLVTSFHLFRLFFILLVAAPLVSYYVKKLDAKSGY
- a CDS encoding sensor domain-containing diguanylate cyclase encodes the protein MDPLSKRRRILWTAWLLVVPPGLYLIYQYYPPPSMEMADVLAYLAFFVLACLFPMNISGVPTYLVQWLTVAVFLKYGLFVEVVLSQITMIIVILRLRTSESLSVRIPFNSMMFYFISVLAGLSFLFAGGQIGSLNLVDVVIFGLIFQTVSVISNQLILYGYARILGEHKDFFSLDSIWDFAITFLVFPFSIALYMSEAYFGLAALLLLGIPFFTMTAVIRMYTNSEKVNNDLKKAGEIGHQLADRLSSDEVLDQFVIQVAQLFKVDYAYVIDYRNHEQLVMLRVFEDNEFKPLDAEPFDYDQGIAGKAIIENDSFMFSSKTQWKSIQTDYIRADSESLMAMPISRNNKIEGVLVLAARRKHAFVHHQLQILDILSTYFAVSLEKAVLVQKAIAKSERCGLTKLYNYRYLDEAIGKCMEQVNSGQLDHLSVVMMDIDFFKAINDKYGHQSGNEILVALANLLTKMVGDEGTVARYGGEEFVILLPGYSKDVSMLFAENIRKEIEKHEFTIHSDLDDHRGTVGIKITMSIGVSSAPEDSDDAMAMIRNADRALYIGAKQAGRNKVAAYTK
- a CDS encoding ATP-grasp domain-containing protein, which codes for MLSCWVIYNGSLVSDKFQDQAQLMAEAAERQGIQVSIMKNYEIQMSLSEQQIFPDFAVLLDKDILLGYFLKSRGVPVYNDPAIIDLCDNKATQYIRLSERKIPMPKTIVAPKVYPNFPIQGSGYYEGVLDQLGLPMIIKEGHGSFGMKVYLIETEGQFYEKSKAYRASITCSRNSSQKAGARHPRQYRRRKIVAAMKRQSDTDFRANITNGGRAFPVELTPQQEQLALDAAQAVGAVFAGVDLLYGPDGQTLVCEVNAAAHIRNILNVTGVNVADAMMRYIQEDLA
- a CDS encoding ATP-grasp domain-containing protein; its protein translation is MLSIFPSSWPPAIPTYRSAPPYPYIAKSVDGHGGAEVWLVESQQDVPAVESPLLYQPVVPHIADVRAYVIGKKIVGAVKRSATGSFKANYSLGASVDRFELTAPQRNDVEKSPKP
- a CDS encoding bifunctional folylpolyglutamate synthase/dihydrofolate synthase encodes the protein MITGLDYYKDKWGVRSDASIQPGLEAMESALAELGNPHHGLPFIHIAGTNGKGSTAAFVSSILMAHGKRVGNFFSPAIEDIHDQIQIDRQPVGAAEFDKAMEQLAKVKTPLTDFELLTAAAFLILKEKSPDYMIIEAGMGGRFDSTNVIEPLIAIITSISKEHTKFLGDSIEEIAWHKAGIIKQDKPVVIGPVPQSAHKIIDEISQENNSSLVAVDHSYEGPLKLKGEHQKANAALAWTAVQQLLGQAFEEEQAAFGLTQASIPFRFEEVFHDVIFDGAHNEASINALVETITENYPNREIHIVMGLIKEKDYLSILKSLEKISSHFTFIDFADERAMPAQILFSENISKIKTIQNDYDILPVCNNGEVTIVTGSLYLLSLLKKQHYQMFRHYKNR